In Nocardia sputorum, a single genomic region encodes these proteins:
- a CDS encoding sensor histidine kinase, which yields MSTFTLLATICMTCFAIGIGYQVAATRTQGLLIDRIQDANRFAAMASSNPAGLDDAAQTYYEQTGNGILVIANSGRLMVDLGVDRGNARVAAVSRNAHQFVPPDMLYPWSTHPMIVAQPIGTWPQAGGVVVIVISTAATRGGIADSWIQLGCATATALLVFCGAALAVSGWILRPVSELLRDVDALTSTLPVAAVEPRRSGSLRHGPPEIVELATGVQAVTRAVADLAAAERQHVVDTAHSLRNPLAALALRLQALQPMIAHDHAAATFVGVVSEVDRLTELLDGLLSAAVVESEVARPVAACDAVTVARERVESWHAAFAQADMTLTLEALTDVAAAAVPAGVLTQILDVALSNSARYAGRDAQTTITVGHECESVVVSVRDDGVGVPPDELDQLTTRFFRGTQSGTGGSGLGLPIAATMVAQYAGLFFIEAADPRGLVVTAGFPSADRAMLPVGEQLKSR from the coding sequence GTGAGCACGTTCACGCTCCTCGCGACGATCTGCATGACCTGCTTTGCCATCGGCATCGGCTACCAGGTCGCGGCGACCCGCACCCAGGGCCTGCTCATCGATCGGATCCAGGACGCCAACCGCTTCGCGGCGATGGCCTCGTCGAATCCGGCCGGTCTCGACGACGCCGCGCAGACCTACTACGAGCAGACCGGTAACGGAATCCTGGTGATCGCCAACAGCGGTCGGCTCATGGTCGATCTGGGCGTCGATCGTGGCAATGCCCGGGTCGCCGCGGTCTCGAGAAACGCGCACCAGTTCGTTCCGCCGGACATGCTGTATCCGTGGAGCACCCATCCGATGATCGTGGCGCAACCCATCGGGACCTGGCCGCAAGCCGGCGGTGTGGTGGTCATCGTCATCTCCACCGCGGCGACCCGCGGCGGAATCGCCGACAGCTGGATCCAGCTCGGCTGTGCGACCGCGACCGCGCTGCTGGTGTTCTGCGGGGCGGCCCTCGCGGTGTCGGGATGGATTCTGCGCCCGGTGTCGGAGCTGCTGCGCGATGTCGACGCGCTGACCTCCACGCTGCCGGTGGCCGCGGTCGAGCCGCGGCGGTCCGGCTCGCTCAGGCACGGCCCACCGGAGATCGTCGAACTCGCCACCGGTGTCCAGGCGGTGACCAGAGCGGTCGCGGACCTGGCCGCCGCGGAGCGTCAGCATGTGGTCGACACCGCCCATTCACTGCGTAATCCGCTGGCCGCGCTGGCCCTCCGCCTGCAGGCGCTGCAGCCGATGATCGCCCACGACCACGCGGCGGCGACGTTCGTCGGCGTCGTGAGCGAGGTCGACCGGCTCACCGAACTGCTCGACGGATTGCTGAGCGCGGCGGTCGTGGAATCCGAGGTCGCGCGGCCGGTCGCGGCGTGTGATGCGGTGACGGTGGCCCGGGAGCGGGTCGAGTCGTGGCACGCCGCCTTCGCGCAAGCGGATATGACGCTGACCCTGGAGGCGCTCACCGATGTCGCGGCCGCGGCCGTTCCGGCCGGTGTGCTGACGCAGATCCTCGATGTGGCACTGAGCAATTCCGCCCGGTATGCCGGGCGGGACGCGCAGACCACGATCACCGTCGGCCACGAATGCGAGTCGGTCGTCGTGTCCGTCCGGGACGACGGCGTCGGGGTACCGCCGGACGAACTCGATCAGCTGACCACGCGATTCTTCCGCGGAACACAGTCCGGCACCGGCGGTTCCGGTCTCGGGCTGCCGATCGCGGCGACCATGGTGGCCCAGTACGCGGGGCTGTTCTTCATCGAGGCGGCTGATCCCCGCGGTCTCGTTGTCACGGCGGGATTCCCGTCCGCCGATCGGGCGATGTTGCCGGTAGGTGAACAACTGAAGTCGCGGTGA
- the eccA gene encoding type VII secretion AAA-ATPase EccA yields MSAIRQAQQIFDAGVLSLGLMVDGQQAAKNLEYAKVAFRRATELDPDMCDAWLGRAAAGDVTQDVLRNLHRTSTTSLLREQRRLGLPSRQLAGRFQIGQYIDYPIASLTEIWLAQAMHLLEDGDYDEAERVLDELDQRRGRLVDDPDRAIDDKICAYARGVLYFTGQLWPDVMAVLAGSAEWQDQYMAAGAHVMVGTACAHLGLFGEATRRLELAERGPIPAARTAAMYCRGLALREQGHEDEARALFETVYTQVPGFASNATAMRDPKFRIMVTTKDQIDARTDRWDPASAPSRAEAAEAEQHHRAEMILAAARRELESQIGLGAVKVQVAKLQSSATMAKIRAEKGLNSMPRGQHLAFTGPPGTGKTTIARVVAKIYCGLGLLETDKVVEAKRADFVGQHLGSTAIKSNALIDSAMDGVLFVDEAYTLIQAGLSGGDAFGREAVDTLLARMENDRDRLVVIIAGYDGEIDRFLASNDGLSSRFAKRVKFDSYSPEELCEIGRFIAARRDSAVSDEAVELLRQACAELYASEGTDQSGLPRRGVDLAGNGRFIRNVIESAEEEREYRLAMDDSLDLRALDENTLMRIESDDMRKALDAVLATLVC; encoded by the coding sequence ATGTCAGCCATTCGGCAAGCGCAACAGATCTTCGACGCGGGCGTGCTCTCGCTTGGTCTGATGGTCGACGGCCAGCAGGCCGCCAAGAATCTCGAGTACGCCAAGGTCGCGTTCCGTCGAGCCACCGAACTCGATCCCGACATGTGTGATGCCTGGCTCGGGCGGGCGGCAGCGGGCGACGTCACCCAGGACGTGCTGCGCAATCTGCATCGCACCTCCACCACGTCGCTCCTGCGCGAGCAACGTCGCCTCGGGCTTCCGTCGCGACAGCTCGCCGGCCGGTTCCAGATCGGGCAGTACATCGACTATCCGATCGCGAGCCTCACCGAGATCTGGCTCGCCCAGGCTATGCACCTGCTCGAGGACGGAGATTACGACGAGGCTGAACGGGTGCTCGATGAACTCGATCAGCGGCGCGGCCGGCTCGTCGACGATCCCGATCGCGCCATCGACGACAAGATCTGCGCCTATGCGCGCGGCGTCCTGTATTTCACCGGGCAACTGTGGCCCGATGTGATGGCAGTACTGGCCGGCTCCGCCGAATGGCAGGACCAGTACATGGCTGCGGGCGCCCATGTCATGGTCGGCACCGCCTGCGCCCACCTCGGCCTGTTCGGCGAGGCGACCCGGCGGCTGGAACTGGCTGAGCGAGGGCCGATTCCGGCGGCGCGCACCGCCGCGATGTACTGCCGCGGCCTGGCACTGCGCGAGCAGGGCCACGAGGACGAGGCGCGGGCGTTGTTCGAGACCGTCTACACCCAGGTGCCCGGGTTCGCGTCCAATGCGACCGCGATGCGTGACCCCAAGTTCCGCATCATGGTCACCACCAAGGATCAGATCGACGCGCGCACGGATCGGTGGGATCCGGCGTCGGCGCCGTCGCGGGCCGAGGCGGCCGAGGCGGAGCAGCATCACCGGGCCGAGATGATTCTCGCCGCGGCCCGCCGGGAACTGGAATCCCAGATCGGCCTCGGGGCGGTGAAGGTTCAGGTCGCCAAGCTCCAGTCCTCGGCGACGATGGCCAAGATCAGGGCCGAGAAGGGGCTCAACAGCATGCCGCGGGGCCAGCATCTGGCCTTCACCGGCCCACCCGGCACCGGCAAGACGACGATCGCGCGGGTGGTGGCGAAAATCTACTGCGGGCTCGGCCTGCTCGAGACCGACAAGGTCGTGGAAGCCAAACGTGCCGACTTCGTCGGCCAGCATCTGGGCTCCACAGCGATCAAATCCAACGCGCTGATCGACTCGGCGATGGACGGCGTGCTCTTCGTCGACGAGGCATACACCCTGATACAGGCGGGCCTGTCCGGCGGTGACGCGTTCGGGCGTGAGGCCGTGGACACCCTGCTCGCGCGGATGGAGAACGACCGCGATCGGCTGGTCGTCATCATCGCTGGCTACGACGGCGAGATCGACCGCTTCCTGGCCAGTAACGACGGCCTGTCCTCCCGCTTCGCCAAGCGGGTCAAATTCGACTCGTACTCGCCCGAGGAGCTGTGCGAGATCGGACGATTCATCGCGGCCCGACGCGATTCGGCGGTGTCGGACGAGGCGGTCGAGTTGTTGCGCCAGGCGTGTGCGGAGCTGTACGCCAGCGAAGGCACCGATCAGAGCGGCCTGCCCCGCCGCGGTGTCGACCTCGCGGGTAACGGCCGGTTCATTCGCAATGTTATCGAAAGTGCCGAGGAAGAACGGGAATACCGCCTCGCGATGGACGACAGTCTCGACCTCCGCGCGCTGGACGAGAATACGCTCATGCGCATCGAGTCCGACGACATGCGCAAAGCGCTCGATGCGGTACTGGCGACGCTCGTGTGCTGA
- the mycP gene encoding type VII secretion-associated serine protease mycosin gives MREYLRVARSAAVGTAAATLVATTALAPAGPAAAVAPPGVDPGALVTDAPVAPPEPSQQRLLCSEPRWSGPAPVGVPAVQKALALADAWEFSRGEGQLVAVIDTGVNRHPRLTVEAGGDYVSDSDGTADCDGHGTMVAGIIAAHPSSDGSDGFAGVAPAATVLTIRQTSLAYQAKNSYGSDRPGGMSAGGYGTVATLAHAVVRAVDLRASVIDISEVSCQPAGSPPVDGMLGAALKYAYDHDVVVVAAAGNLQSQGACKEQNGTSGWDAVRTIATPAWFSQYVLSVASVEPDGAPSSFTLYGPWVGVAAPGDNLMSLDSKPGGTGLVNGTPQADGGVSPVAGTSFSSAYVAGLAALVRARHPALSAGEVMTRIIATAHAPGDGHDSRLGAGMIDPVAALTAVLPAESGRDPAAGTQIAGPTPPTPVNPWPRRIGLTGAAACLTVLAILSTLSIPFRRDRHTPLALPGDDREMEQP, from the coding sequence ATGCGTGAGTACCTGCGGGTGGCCAGATCAGCCGCGGTGGGGACGGCGGCCGCGACCCTGGTGGCGACGACGGCATTGGCCCCCGCCGGTCCGGCGGCGGCCGTCGCACCACCCGGAGTCGATCCCGGCGCGCTGGTCACCGACGCCCCGGTGGCGCCTCCGGAGCCCTCGCAGCAGCGGCTGCTGTGCTCGGAACCTCGCTGGTCGGGTCCCGCGCCGGTGGGCGTGCCCGCGGTGCAGAAGGCGCTCGCGCTCGCCGACGCCTGGGAGTTCAGCCGGGGCGAAGGACAACTCGTCGCCGTGATCGACACCGGAGTCAACCGGCATCCGCGCCTGACCGTCGAGGCCGGCGGGGACTACGTCTCCGATTCCGACGGCACCGCCGACTGCGACGGGCACGGCACCATGGTCGCGGGCATCATCGCTGCCCACCCGTCCTCCGACGGCAGCGACGGTTTCGCGGGGGTCGCGCCCGCCGCCACGGTGCTGACGATTCGCCAGACCAGTCTGGCCTACCAGGCGAAGAACAGTTACGGCAGCGACCGGCCCGGTGGCATGTCGGCCGGTGGCTACGGCACGGTGGCCACGCTCGCGCACGCCGTGGTCCGCGCGGTGGACCTGCGCGCGTCGGTCATCGATATCTCCGAAGTGTCCTGCCAGCCCGCCGGGTCTCCCCCGGTGGACGGAATGCTGGGCGCCGCTTTGAAATACGCCTACGACCACGATGTCGTCGTGGTCGCCGCCGCGGGCAATCTGCAGTCCCAGGGGGCGTGCAAGGAGCAGAACGGCACCTCGGGGTGGGATGCGGTCCGCACCATCGCGACGCCCGCCTGGTTCTCGCAGTATGTGCTGTCGGTGGCCTCGGTCGAGCCCGACGGGGCACCGTCGTCGTTCACGCTGTACGGACCGTGGGTCGGGGTGGCCGCACCCGGGGACAACCTGATGTCGCTGGACAGCAAGCCCGGTGGCACCGGACTCGTCAACGGCACCCCGCAGGCCGACGGCGGGGTGTCCCCCGTCGCGGGAACCAGTTTCTCCAGTGCCTATGTCGCGGGCCTGGCCGCGCTGGTCCGCGCCCGCCATCCCGCGCTGTCGGCAGGTGAGGTGATGACCAGGATCATCGCTACCGCCCACGCGCCGGGCGACGGTCACGACTCGCGGCTCGGCGCGGGCATGATCGACCCGGTCGCGGCGCTCACCGCCGTCCTGCCTGCCGAATCGGGCCGCGATCCGGCCGCGGGCACACAGATCGCGGGCCCGACACCGCCGACGCCGGTCAACCCGTGGCCCCGCCGCATCGGGCTGACGGGCGCGGCCGCCTGCCTGACCGTGCTGGCCATCCTGTCGACCCTCTCGATTCCCTTCCGGCGCGACCGGCACACACCGCTGGCCCTGCCCGGCGACGACCGAGAAATGGAACAGCCATGA
- the eccCa gene encoding type VII secretion protein EccCa, whose product MTTQGFIRLARIAPPRPPGGEVVLNAPPEITAPVPAPLWQRLLPLVMVVAMVGMMALMFTMSGKAALTNPMAIMFPMMMLMSMVGMFAGRAGGGGKKAAELNEERKDYFRYLDQLRRDVRGTGAAQRAALIWSHPHPADLHALIGTRRMWERRPGDPDFGHVRIGIGSHRIATKLSRPETGPLEDLEPVATVALRRFVRTHSVVHGLPTAISLRAFPAVNIEGPREHGRALVRSMLMELATFHGPDFLVFAVVTGDPDGDAWRWTKWLPHLQHPRDRDGVGSARMLYESLSELETALNEDLLERGRFLRNAPPTPGRPHVVVVIDDGYVSGSERTISDAGLDSVTVLDLTAPQTGLAVRRGLQLVAEDEVIGARTGGSVENFAGPDRVSPEVAATFARATARYRIATTAQIVNLGEDVSGDPGLMSLLAIPDAARIDPDTVWRPRSSRERLRVPIGVTPDGTPVDIDIKESAENGMGPHGLCIGATGSGKSEFLRTLVLSMVTTHSPDLLNLVLVDFKGGATFLGLDPLPHVSAVITNLEEELSMVDRMRDALAGELTRRQELLRAAGNFANVTEYEKARANGAQLDPLPALFIIVDEFSELLSQKPDFAELFVMIGRLGRSLRVHLLLASQRLEENRLRGLDSHLSYRIGLRTFSAGESRQVLGITDAYHLPGQPGAGYLKSDSSDPLRFNATYVSGPYVAPVDGGPASGPATGAAGTVDLFTAAAVAVRETPPIEVELPDLSQLLGGTESETAHEQSLLQVVVDRLTGHGRPAHQVWLPPLDITPTVDMLLPDQDWRSANNRNGRLWLPIGIVDKPYEQRRDVLTIDLAGAQGNIAVVGGPQSGKSTALRTIIMSAAATHTPEQVQFYCLDFGGGALAALAGLPHVGSAAGRLQGDRVRRTVAELSMLLRQRERRFLDLGIENMRDFRKVKAHLAELPAAEQEAHPLASDLFGDVFLVIDGWAAFREEFDIVEGQVLALAARGLSYGIHLVLGANRWAEIRPVVKDQIGTRIELRLGDPSDSEMDRRAAVGVPINRPGRGMTADRLHMLIALPRLDTDVDPATLAEGVTAAKEVLAELYGERRAPAVRQLPLELDRAPVLETARAQRLRLDNKRVLIGLSESELAPMVLDFEEQPHLLVFADVGCGKTTLLRNIAQGIVENSTPNEARIILVDYRRTMLGAIEGPHLAGYSTSAQTSVPTLKEVAGFVSQRMPGADITPAQLRDRSWWTGPEVYVVVDDYDMVASNNPLLPLMDLLPQARDIGLHVIIARRSGGASRALYDSVLGPLKDMSVDGLLMSTPKDEGVLLGDVRAAQYPPGRGMLVSRTRGRELVQICRLPPL is encoded by the coding sequence ATGACGACACAGGGTTTCATCCGGCTGGCCCGGATCGCGCCGCCGCGCCCGCCCGGCGGCGAAGTCGTCCTCAACGCCCCGCCGGAGATCACCGCGCCGGTGCCCGCGCCGCTGTGGCAGCGGCTACTGCCGCTGGTCATGGTGGTCGCCATGGTCGGCATGATGGCGCTGATGTTCACCATGAGCGGCAAGGCCGCGCTGACCAACCCCATGGCGATCATGTTCCCGATGATGATGCTGATGTCGATGGTCGGCATGTTCGCAGGCCGCGCCGGCGGCGGTGGCAAGAAGGCCGCCGAGCTCAACGAGGAACGCAAGGACTATTTCCGCTACCTCGACCAGCTGCGCCGCGATGTGCGCGGTACCGGCGCAGCGCAGCGTGCGGCGCTGATATGGAGTCACCCACACCCGGCCGACCTGCACGCGCTGATCGGCACCCGCCGCATGTGGGAACGCAGGCCCGGCGACCCGGATTTCGGTCACGTGCGCATCGGTATCGGCAGCCACCGTATCGCCACCAAGCTGTCGCGGCCCGAAACCGGCCCGCTCGAGGACCTGGAACCGGTGGCGACTGTAGCGCTGCGCCGGTTCGTACGCACCCACTCGGTGGTCCACGGCCTGCCTACCGCCATCTCGCTGCGGGCGTTCCCGGCGGTCAACATCGAGGGTCCGCGTGAGCACGGACGCGCGCTGGTGCGGTCGATGCTGATGGAGCTGGCCACCTTTCACGGTCCCGATTTCCTCGTCTTCGCCGTCGTCACCGGCGATCCCGACGGCGACGCCTGGCGCTGGACGAAATGGCTTCCACACCTGCAGCATCCGCGCGACCGCGACGGAGTCGGCTCCGCCCGCATGCTGTACGAATCACTCTCGGAACTCGAGACCGCGCTGAACGAGGACCTGCTCGAACGCGGGCGCTTCTTGCGCAACGCTCCACCGACGCCCGGCCGCCCACATGTCGTAGTCGTGATCGATGACGGTTACGTCAGCGGATCCGAACGCACCATCAGCGACGCGGGACTGGACTCGGTCACCGTGCTCGACCTGACCGCCCCGCAGACCGGGCTCGCGGTGCGGCGCGGCCTGCAACTGGTGGCCGAGGACGAGGTGATCGGTGCGCGCACCGGCGGATCGGTGGAGAACTTCGCGGGCCCGGACCGGGTGAGCCCGGAGGTCGCGGCGACTTTCGCCCGCGCGACGGCGCGCTATCGCATCGCCACCACCGCGCAGATCGTCAACCTCGGCGAGGATGTCAGCGGAGACCCGGGTCTGATGTCGCTGCTCGCGATTCCGGACGCGGCGCGCATCGATCCCGATACCGTGTGGCGGCCCCGGTCCTCCCGCGAACGGCTCAGGGTGCCGATCGGCGTCACCCCCGACGGCACTCCGGTCGACATCGACATCAAGGAATCGGCCGAGAACGGCATGGGCCCGCACGGTCTGTGCATCGGCGCGACGGGCTCGGGCAAATCGGAATTCCTGCGCACCCTGGTGCTGTCGATGGTCACCACGCACTCGCCCGACCTGCTCAACCTGGTCCTGGTCGACTTCAAAGGGGGCGCGACCTTCCTGGGGCTCGACCCGCTGCCGCATGTGTCCGCGGTCATCACCAACCTCGAGGAAGAACTCTCGATGGTCGACCGGATGCGTGACGCGCTGGCGGGCGAGCTGACCCGACGGCAGGAACTGTTGCGAGCCGCAGGCAATTTCGCCAACGTGACCGAGTACGAGAAGGCCAGGGCCAACGGCGCACAGCTCGATCCGCTGCCCGCGCTGTTCATCATCGTCGACGAGTTCTCCGAATTACTCTCGCAGAAACCGGATTTCGCCGAGCTGTTCGTGATGATCGGCCGGCTGGGCCGCTCCCTGCGGGTGCACCTTCTGCTGGCCTCGCAGCGCCTCGAGGAGAATCGCCTGCGCGGTCTCGACTCGCACCTGTCCTACCGGATCGGCCTGCGCACCTTCTCCGCCGGAGAATCGCGCCAGGTCCTCGGCATCACCGATGCCTACCATCTGCCCGGCCAGCCCGGTGCCGGATACCTCAAGAGCGATTCCTCCGACCCGCTGCGGTTCAACGCTACCTACGTCTCCGGTCCCTACGTGGCCCCGGTCGACGGCGGGCCCGCCAGCGGACCGGCAACCGGCGCCGCGGGCACGGTCGACTTGTTCACCGCCGCGGCCGTGGCCGTCCGCGAGACACCTCCGATCGAGGTCGAGCTGCCGGACTTGAGCCAACTGCTCGGCGGCACCGAATCCGAGACCGCCCACGAACAATCGCTGCTGCAGGTGGTCGTCGACCGGCTGACCGGCCACGGCCGACCGGCGCACCAAGTGTGGCTACCGCCCCTGGACATCACCCCGACCGTGGACATGCTGCTGCCCGATCAGGATTGGCGTTCGGCGAACAACCGCAACGGCCGGCTGTGGCTGCCGATCGGCATCGTCGACAAACCCTACGAGCAGCGGCGCGATGTCCTCACCATCGATCTGGCCGGCGCCCAGGGCAATATCGCGGTAGTCGGCGGGCCACAGTCGGGGAAATCGACCGCCCTGCGCACCATCATCATGTCCGCCGCCGCCACCCACACCCCCGAGCAGGTGCAGTTCTACTGCCTGGATTTCGGTGGTGGCGCCCTGGCCGCCCTGGCGGGACTCCCGCATGTCGGTTCGGCGGCAGGCCGCCTGCAAGGCGATCGGGTTCGGCGCACGGTAGCCGAGCTGAGCATGCTGCTGCGTCAGCGCGAACGCCGCTTCCTCGACCTCGGCATCGAGAACATGCGCGATTTCCGCAAGGTGAAGGCGCATCTCGCCGAGCTGCCCGCCGCGGAGCAAGAGGCGCACCCACTCGCGAGCGACCTGTTCGGCGACGTATTCCTCGTCATCGACGGGTGGGCGGCGTTCCGCGAGGAGTTCGACATCGTCGAGGGCCAGGTGCTCGCCCTGGCCGCGCGGGGCCTGTCCTACGGCATCCACCTCGTCCTCGGCGCCAACCGGTGGGCCGAGATCCGTCCGGTGGTCAAGGACCAGATCGGTACCAGGATCGAGCTCCGTCTCGGTGACCCGTCGGACTCGGAGATGGATCGCCGGGCCGCCGTGGGTGTTCCGATCAACAGGCCGGGCCGCGGCATGACGGCCGACCGGCTGCACATGCTGATCGCGCTGCCGCGCCTGGACACCGATGTCGACCCGGCCACCCTCGCCGAAGGTGTCACCGCCGCGAAGGAGGTCCTGGCCGAGCTCTACGGCGAGCGGCGCGCACCGGCGGTACGTCAGCTCCCCCTGGAACTGGACCGCGCCCCCGTGCTCGAGACCGCGCGGGCACAGCGGCTACGGCTCGACAACAAACGGGTCCTCATCGGGTTGAGCGAGTCCGAGCTGGCGCCGATGGTGCTCGACTTCGAGGAGCAGCCGCACCTGCTGGTCTTCGCCGACGTGGGCTGCGGCAAGACCACCCTCCTCCGCAATATCGCGCAGGGCATCGTCGAGAACTCCACCCCGAACGAGGCCCGCATCATTCTCGTCGACTATCGGCGCACCATGCTCGGCGCGATCGAGGGCCCGCACCTGGCCGGGTACTCGACCTCGGCGCAGACCTCGGTCCCGACGCTGAAAGAGGTCGCGGGTTTCGTGTCGCAGCGGATGCCGGGAGCCGACATCACCCCGGCACAGCTGCGCGACCGCAGCTGGTGGACCGGCCCCGAGGTGTATGTGGTCGTCGACGACTACGACATGGTGGCGTCCAACAATCCGCTACTCCCGCTGATGGATCTGCTCCCGCAGGCTCGAGATATCGGCCTGCATGTGATCATCGCCCGGCGCTCCGGTGGTGCCTCGCGCGCGCTATACGATTCGGTGCTCGGGCCGCTGAAGGACATGTCGGTGGACGGGCTGCTGATGAGCACACCCAAGGACGAGGGCGTCCTGCTCGGTGATGTGCGGGCGGCACAGTATCCGCCCGGCCGCGGCATGCTGGTCTCGCGCACCCGGGGCCGCGAACTCGTCCAGATCTGCCGTCTACCACCGCTGTGA
- a CDS encoding antibiotic biosynthesis monooxygenase family protein has product MTLINAFSVPMSQKDRFLDRWKDNARCMASAPGFIQARMLQAVSDQAELTFVNVAEWESGTALDAARTDPQWQQSIRRMIDDPDLDVIARPMVYRSAIDVVPGDTLR; this is encoded by the coding sequence GTGACTCTCATCAACGCCTTCTCGGTGCCGATGTCGCAGAAGGACCGATTCCTCGACCGCTGGAAGGACAACGCGCGGTGCATGGCATCGGCGCCGGGGTTCATCCAGGCCCGCATGCTCCAAGCTGTCAGCGACCAGGCGGAGCTCACCTTCGTGAACGTCGCAGAATGGGAAAGCGGCACCGCCCTGGACGCGGCGCGCACCGACCCGCAGTGGCAGCAATCGATCCGGCGGATGATCGACGACCCCGACTTGGATGTCATCGCGCGGCCGATGGTCTACCGATCCGCCATCGACGTGGTGCCAGGCGACACGCTCCGATGA
- the eccD gene encoding type VII secretion integral membrane protein EccD, which translates to MESTAVEPQLCRVSVIGGNTQVDVVLPATVPIANFIPDVVALIASHNPDLSEQEEEGPVTAQHWTLSRLGQTAIDPVRTLTEADVFDGDLLVLGAVDSVESPALFDDVIDAVARLTDSSFRGWTAESAGWAGLGGAVAAVVGACVLLLFAAADVGGGLPGAAGLATGLLSLVGAAVIARMYAAPLAATAVALCGLLLCGAGAGALVPGPLGAPHLLLSCAAIVLLAVIAMRGIAVRPTMFTAVITVAAFGTGAAGTATLWQASPSKIAACVVFVALLGITLAPRIAVAAARLPVPPVPTAGGVIDPRDHEPRPTIEGIGAIGATTIPSAAGLAERSRLANDYQSGMIAGIVTVTVTATIVVVAAAIDHLWQTALLAVAVGIVLARRGRAFSDLTQAAMMVAGGCAALIPPIVLLGVHITGAALPAAGALLGVAALALLIGVAGPELEISPVVQRAGELLEYLMICLIGPLIFWIVDVYAMARNA; encoded by the coding sequence ATGGAGTCAACGGCGGTCGAGCCGCAACTGTGCCGGGTCTCGGTGATCGGCGGGAACACCCAGGTCGATGTAGTCCTGCCCGCAACGGTGCCGATCGCGAATTTCATTCCGGATGTGGTGGCACTCATCGCTTCTCACAATCCAGACCTGTCCGAGCAGGAGGAGGAAGGGCCGGTGACCGCGCAGCACTGGACACTGTCGCGGCTGGGGCAGACTGCGATCGATCCGGTGCGCACCCTGACCGAGGCCGACGTCTTCGACGGCGATCTGCTGGTGCTGGGCGCGGTGGATTCGGTCGAGTCGCCCGCGCTCTTCGACGACGTCATCGATGCGGTGGCCCGGCTCACGGACAGTTCGTTCCGCGGATGGACCGCGGAGTCGGCCGGCTGGGCAGGGCTCGGTGGCGCGGTCGCCGCGGTCGTGGGCGCGTGCGTGCTGTTACTGTTCGCCGCCGCGGATGTCGGCGGCGGCCTTCCGGGCGCGGCCGGCCTCGCCACCGGGCTGCTGTCCCTGGTCGGGGCTGCGGTGATCGCACGGATGTACGCGGCGCCGCTGGCCGCCACCGCCGTGGCACTGTGTGGGCTGCTGCTGTGCGGCGCCGGCGCCGGCGCGCTGGTTCCCGGACCGCTGGGCGCTCCGCATCTGTTGCTGAGCTGTGCCGCCATCGTGCTGCTGGCGGTGATCGCGATGCGGGGGATCGCCGTGCGCCCCACCATGTTCACCGCGGTGATCACGGTCGCGGCCTTCGGCACCGGCGCCGCGGGCACGGCGACCCTGTGGCAGGCGTCCCCGTCGAAGATCGCGGCGTGCGTCGTCTTCGTCGCCCTGCTCGGCATCACCCTGGCCCCGCGAATCGCCGTGGCCGCCGCGCGCCTGCCCGTCCCGCCGGTGCCGACCGCGGGCGGGGTGATCGACCCGCGCGACCACGAGCCGCGACCGACCATCGAGGGCATCGGCGCGATCGGCGCGACCACGATCCCGTCGGCCGCCGGTCTGGCCGAGCGATCCCGGCTCGCCAACGACTATCAGTCGGGCATGATCGCCGGCATTGTGACGGTGACGGTGACGGCGACGATCGTGGTCGTCGCGGCGGCCATCGACCATCTCTGGCAAACCGCGTTGCTCGCGGTGGCGGTGGGGATCGTGCTCGCCCGGCGCGGACGCGCCTTCTCCGACCTCACCCAGGCGGCGATGATGGTGGCAGGCGGATGCGCGGCACTGATCCCGCCGATCGTGCTGCTGGGCGTGCACATCACGGGTGCGGCCCTGCCCGCGGCGGGTGCGTTGCTCGGGGTGGCGGCGCTGGCGTTGCTGATCGGTGTGGCCGGGCCCGAGCTCGAGATCTCGCCGGTCGTGCAGCGCGCGGGCGAACTGCTGGAGTATCTGATGATCTGCCTGATCGGGCCACTGATCTTCTGGATCGTCGACGTGTACGCCATGGCGCGCAATGCGTGA